The proteins below are encoded in one region of Sulfolobus sp. A20:
- a CDS encoding transcriptional regulator: protein MKCMVKLRINMRQGSDLKCENCGVELKEDNIYVRLINGQDHYFCCSHCADKYESRLGNLDGDGCCSL, encoded by the coding sequence GTGAAATGCATGGTAAAACTGAGGATTAACATGAGGCAAGGGTCAGATTTGAAGTGTGAGAATTGTGGAGTAGAGTTAAAGGAGGACAATATCTATGTTAGGCTGATAAATGGGCAAGACCATTACTTCTGTTGTTCTCATTGTGCTGATAAGTACGAAAGTAGATTAGGTAACTTAGATGGGGACGGTTGTTGTTCTCTTTAG
- a CDS encoding purine-nucleoside phosphorylase, protein MNPVHILAKKGEIAEKVLIAGDPGRVKLLSTLLKDVKLVNENRGFLVYTGKYNDENVSIATHGIGGPSIAIVLEELAMLGANTFVRYGTAGSLVPYIDIGSYVIVTGASYNQGGLFYQYVRDSACLCANPDFELTNKIVSTFHKNGLKFYLGNVFSSDAFYAEDEEFAKKWSFRGNVAVEMECATLFALSKMKGWRSASVVVISDNLVKGGLWISKEELEKKVMDGANAVLEALTKG, encoded by the coding sequence ATGAATCCAGTTCACATATTGGCAAAGAAGGGAGAAATAGCTGAGAAAGTATTAATAGCAGGCGATCCTGGAAGAGTTAAACTATTGTCTACACTATTAAAAGATGTTAAGTTGGTTAATGAAAATAGGGGATTTCTGGTTTATACTGGAAAATATAATGATGAGAATGTTAGTATAGCAACACACGGTATAGGTGGTCCGTCTATAGCGATAGTATTAGAAGAATTAGCAATGTTGGGTGCAAACACTTTTGTAAGATATGGGACTGCAGGCTCTCTCGTGCCTTATATAGATATAGGAAGCTACGTGATAGTCACTGGAGCTTCGTATAATCAAGGAGGATTATTCTATCAGTACGTTAGAGATAGTGCATGTTTGTGCGCAAATCCTGACTTTGAATTAACTAACAAGATAGTATCTACCTTTCATAAGAATGGTTTGAAATTTTACTTAGGCAACGTTTTTAGTAGTGATGCTTTTTACGCGGAAGATGAGGAGTTTGCAAAGAAGTGGAGCTTTAGAGGCAATGTGGCTGTCGAAATGGAGTGTGCCACTCTATTCGCTTTAAGTAAAATGAAGGGGTGGAGGAGTGCTAGTGTAGTAGTGATAAGTGATAATTTGGTTAAGGGAGGTTTATGGATAAGTAAGGAAGAATTAGAGAAGAAAGTCATGGATGGGGCTAATGCAGTTTTAGAGGCTTTGACAAAAGGTTAG
- a CDS encoding saccharopine dehydrogenase NADP-binding domain-containing protein translates to MRVSVIGGSGQVGSVTVKDLLDNNIDVKVIDVVKPKLDVEYVYGDLNNIDEIARKIKDSDYVINTAQYYFNLNAMEACLRAGVNYVDLGGLFWMTLKQLDKNNEFEKNGLLALIGMGAEPGITNVGARYLVDKYGIPRRIRIRNGWRSLSSSFKFNWSVDTQMDEITMDAPVWEDGKYVYYKPLSMSEEVYFHEPVGKVKTYLTIHSELATFPFSFRGVKYVDWMEGGDGFEVVANLGRIFGDDAEVYGIKARKYLKELLRLKNLIGAQGDEWESAKVIFEYDSTSVEFEVVIPPKGGFDGTQYGAGVPSSIAVQMKVSGNGVLPPEKVVRPDVFFKELRRRGFEIYVIYRENLGN, encoded by the coding sequence ATGAGAGTTAGCGTAATCGGAGGTAGTGGACAAGTCGGTTCAGTTACAGTTAAGGATTTGTTAGATAATAACATAGATGTAAAGGTAATTGACGTAGTTAAACCTAAACTGGACGTAGAGTACGTTTACGGTGATTTAAATAATATTGATGAAATTGCAAGAAAAATAAAGGATAGTGACTACGTTATAAACACTGCCCAATATTATTTCAATCTAAACGCAATGGAAGCGTGTTTAAGAGCAGGGGTGAACTATGTTGATTTAGGCGGATTGTTCTGGATGACATTAAAACAGTTGGATAAGAATAATGAGTTCGAGAAAAATGGACTACTAGCGCTTATAGGTATGGGTGCGGAGCCAGGTATAACGAATGTAGGAGCTAGATATCTAGTTGACAAATATGGAATACCTAGAAGGATCAGAATAAGGAACGGCTGGAGGTCCCTTAGTTCCAGTTTTAAATTCAATTGGAGCGTAGATACACAAATGGACGAAATTACGATGGACGCTCCGGTTTGGGAGGATGGAAAATATGTGTATTACAAACCGTTAAGTATGAGTGAAGAAGTCTATTTTCATGAACCGGTTGGTAAAGTAAAGACGTACTTAACCATACATAGTGAGCTAGCTACTTTCCCATTTTCTTTCAGAGGAGTGAAATACGTTGATTGGATGGAAGGAGGTGATGGATTCGAAGTAGTTGCAAATTTAGGTAGGATATTCGGAGATGATGCAGAAGTTTATGGGATAAAGGCTAGGAAATATTTAAAGGAACTTTTAAGGTTAAAGAACTTAATAGGTGCTCAAGGGGATGAGTGGGAGTCAGCTAAGGTTATTTTTGAGTATGACAGCACTTCAGTGGAATTTGAGGTGGTGATACCACCTAAAGGTGGATTTGATGGAACTCAATATGGAGCTGGAGTTCCATCAAGCATAGCTGTTCAAATGAAAGTTAGTGGAAATGGTGTCTTACCACCAGAAAAAGTAGTAAGACCGGACGTTTTCTTCAAGGAACTAAGGAGGAGGGGTTTTGAAATTTATGTTATATATAGAGAGAATCTGGGAAACTAA
- a CDS encoding PaREP1 family protein, which translates to MGESSKILTASDVLIEEADDLLSKGDITQASEKYYKAAEESIKLLVKILDIKEIMEKVEKDGYWDLGTLDEAVQKISEKVKKSEVFEYWMSAVAILTANLSVDELENEAKEVRKLVRIADEIVNSGMA; encoded by the coding sequence ATGGGAGAAAGTAGTAAGATACTAACTGCCTCTGATGTTCTCATAGAGGAGGCTGATGATCTATTATCTAAAGGTGATATTACACAAGCATCCGAAAAATATTATAAAGCCGCAGAAGAATCAATAAAACTACTAGTAAAAATACTAGACATAAAAGAAATAATGGAAAAAGTTGAGAAAGATGGATATTGGGATTTGGGAACATTGGATGAGGCAGTACAAAAAATAAGTGAAAAAGTAAAGAAAAGTGAAGTTTTTGAATATTGGATGTCAGCTGTAGCAATACTTACAGCTAACCTATCAGTAGATGAATTGGAGAATGAAGCTAAAGAAGTGAGGAAACTTGTCAGAATCGCAGACGAGATCGTTAATTCTGGAATGGCTTAA
- a CDS encoding PaREP1 family protein, producing the protein MSESQTRSLILEWLKEADDLLSKGDITQASEKYYKAAEESIKLLVKILDIKEIMEKVRRRKTWESSILFKAARLIARKTNKYEVIRIWRAAWYLHILGFHEMKIKKERVKELSLLVHEIEKLLQFY; encoded by the coding sequence TTGTCAGAATCGCAGACGAGATCGTTAATTCTGGAATGGCTTAAAGAGGCTGATGATCTATTATCTAAAGGTGATATTACACAAGCATCCGAAAAATATTATAAAGCCGCAGAAGAATCAATAAAACTACTAGTAAAAATACTAGACATAAAAGAAATAATGGAAAAAGTTAGAAGGAGGAAAACTTGGGAGTCGAGTATACTATTTAAGGCTGCAAGACTAATAGCTAGGAAGACTAATAAATATGAAGTTATAAGAATATGGAGAGCTGCTTGGTACTTACATATCTTAGGCTTTCATGAAATGAAGATTAAAAAAGAGAGAGTCAAAGAACTGTCTTTATTAGTACATGAGATAGAAAAGCTGTTGCAATTTTATTAG
- a CDS encoding aspartate aminotransferase family protein: MVVDEYKRRTLRSLSLYREAKTVMPLGVSSNYRYFDPYPIYLSKGKGSRVWDVDGNEYIDFNMGFGALEVGHANPRVVDEVNRAVNDGSILGFEYEKSVELAKIIKNRYNVDMVRFSSTGTEATMHAIRLARAYTRRKKIIKFEGHYHGSHDQLLINNTPPNPNGQRVISSLGIVDELVNNTLIAEWNNLDSVEKLVKQNRDDIAGIIMEPVPMNMFLLTPDVDFLKGIFDLADDYGFVVIFDEVKTGGKYFSGASGYYNLKPDIITLGKAIAGGFPLSVIAGKREIMELIGPGKVAHGGTFNANPISVRVAIVTLKEILTEQGFYRMNMLNSELVKGYKDISEDLDLDLVVNSWGVSGTVIPASNQPRNYKEIVSYSDLKAYAGYFYSMLVQGIIPMAFQEQWTISVSHSLGDIYAHLERAYESLRKIDELKNVNELIKMSSIEEVW; encoded by the coding sequence ATGGTAGTAGACGAGTACAAGAGACGTACTTTAAGATCTCTATCTCTTTATAGAGAAGCGAAAACTGTGATGCCTCTAGGAGTTTCTAGTAATTATAGGTATTTTGACCCTTACCCAATATACCTATCTAAGGGTAAGGGGAGTAGAGTATGGGACGTTGACGGCAACGAATACATAGACTTCAACATGGGTTTTGGTGCATTAGAGGTTGGTCATGCTAATCCTAGGGTTGTTGATGAGGTTAATAGGGCTGTTAATGATGGTAGTATTCTTGGCTTTGAGTATGAGAAGAGTGTTGAGTTAGCTAAAATCATTAAGAATAGGTATAATGTTGACATGGTTAGATTCTCATCAACCGGTACTGAAGCAACAATGCACGCAATAAGACTAGCAAGAGCATACACAAGAAGAAAAAAGATAATAAAATTCGAAGGACACTACCACGGCTCACACGACCAACTACTAATAAATAATACTCCTCCAAATCCTAATGGTCAAAGGGTAATATCGTCTTTAGGCATAGTAGATGAATTAGTTAATAATACTTTGATTGCTGAGTGGAATAATTTGGATTCTGTTGAGAAATTAGTTAAGCAAAATAGGGATGATATTGCCGGTATAATAATGGAACCCGTCCCAATGAACATGTTCTTGTTAACCCCGGATGTTGATTTTCTTAAGGGTATCTTTGATTTGGCTGATGATTATGGTTTTGTTGTTATTTTTGATGAGGTTAAGACGGGTGGGAAGTATTTTAGTGGTGCTTCTGGTTATTATAATTTAAAGCCTGATATTATCACCTTGGGTAAGGCTATTGCTGGTGGTTTCCCCTTGAGTGTTATTGCCGGTAAGAGGGAGATTATGGAGTTGATTGGACCGGGGAAGGTCGCACATGGGGGAACATTTAACGCAAACCCAATATCAGTAAGAGTAGCAATAGTAACACTAAAAGAAATACTAACAGAACAAGGTTTCTATAGAATGAATATGCTAAATTCTGAGCTAGTAAAGGGTTATAAGGATATTTCTGAGGACTTAGATTTAGATTTAGTAGTAAATAGTTGGGGAGTTAGCGGGACTGTTATACCAGCAAGTAATCAGCCTAGAAATTATAAAGAGATAGTCAGTTACAGTGATCTTAAGGCTTATGCTGGATACTTCTATTCAATGTTAGTTCAAGGAATAATACCGATGGCATTTCAAGAGCAATGGACTATTTCAGTGTCTCATAGTTTAGGGGACATTTATGCCCATCTAGAAAGAGCGTATGAATCCCTTAGAAAGATAGATGAGTTAAAAAACGTGAATGAACTCATTAAGATGTCTAGTATTGAAGAAGTGTGGTAA
- a CDS encoding SMP-30/gluconolactonase/LRE family protein — protein sequence METKLIVLSNYKAILGEGPVYDKELNKLFWVDIEGKKVITNDLNSGAEVVYDMPDLVSSLCVIDDKRVIATIRHTFYIVDLSKNSFTKVAEVESDMESNRFNDGKCDKLGRYWAGTMNMTERKPTGNFYKLEGKKVTKLLEGLTISNGLAWDSDDKVMYLIDTPTRKVFVFDFDLNKGEIYNKRVAVDFGNEPGNPDGMTIDEEGLIWVAHWGGGKVSRWNPKNGKKVDEIKVPATYVTSITFGTPEMSQVFISTAGKSPDPLAGKLFTAEVNVKGLPNYRFKLEQ from the coding sequence ATGGAAACTAAACTAATCGTTTTAAGTAACTATAAGGCAATCTTAGGTGAGGGTCCAGTTTACGACAAAGAGCTAAACAAGCTGTTTTGGGTAGATATTGAAGGTAAAAAAGTAATCACGAATGATTTGAACAGCGGTGCTGAGGTAGTTTATGATATGCCAGATTTGGTCTCTTCCCTATGTGTAATAGATGATAAGAGGGTAATTGCTACAATTAGGCACACATTCTATATAGTAGATCTATCTAAAAATTCGTTTACAAAAGTAGCTGAAGTCGAAAGTGACATGGAGAGTAATAGGTTTAACGATGGCAAATGCGATAAATTAGGTAGATATTGGGCGGGAACCATGAACATGACGGAAAGAAAGCCCACTGGCAATTTCTATAAGTTAGAGGGTAAGAAGGTTACAAAATTATTAGAGGGCTTAACGATATCTAATGGTTTAGCGTGGGATAGCGACGATAAGGTGATGTACTTAATTGATACTCCTACAAGAAAAGTATTCGTATTCGATTTTGACTTAAATAAAGGAGAAATATATAATAAGAGAGTTGCTGTAGATTTCGGAAATGAACCGGGGAATCCAGATGGCATGACAATAGACGAGGAAGGATTAATTTGGGTAGCCCATTGGGGAGGTGGTAAGGTTAGTAGATGGAACCCAAAAAATGGAAAAAAGGTCGATGAAATTAAAGTTCCTGCTACTTACGTTACTTCAATAACCTTTGGAACTCCGGAAATGAGCCAAGTGTTCATATCAACTGCAGGTAAGAGCCCAGATCCCTTGGCAGGAAAACTGTTCACAGCTGAGGTAAACGTAAAGGGATTACCAAATTATAGATTTAAGTTAGAACAGTAA
- a CDS encoding Zn-dependent hydrolase, whose translation MNTQRFLNTFHSMTNIGWTEEGVMRIALNEYDIKVREEVIKLLSSIGSEINIDDGGNIISKVKGKSDELIAIGSHMDSVPYGGRFDGFYGVMAGLEILRGITDHKVRLNHSLCLIDFTNEEGARFQPSLLGSGLTTGVFSRDFVYSRTDKNGISFEKALITSGFMGDKSNRLEYNKPKYYIELHIEQGPILEEEGYQIGIPLGIVGLSVYEFTFRGQSSQAGPTPMSRRRDALIGASKFTTRVRDLVRSKGDSVRATVGIINVLPNVYNAIPRVATLTLDVRSIEKNEREKTINEAINIAKEIADEEKLEVSYRHLWTAEGVDFDKEVINAIERACKELNIRYKFMYSWAGHDAQYMTRISKVGMIFIPSHLGISHAKEEFSSDQDMTNGLNVLEKTINILGES comes from the coding sequence ATAAACACTCAAAGATTTCTAAATACCTTCCATTCTATGACAAACATAGGGTGGACAGAAGAAGGCGTAATGAGGATAGCTTTAAATGAGTATGACATTAAGGTTAGGGAAGAAGTTATTAAGCTCTTGTCCAGTATTGGGAGTGAAATTAATATCGATGACGGGGGTAATATAATTAGTAAGGTAAAGGGTAAGTCAGATGAGCTAATAGCAATAGGTTCACATATGGATTCCGTACCTTATGGTGGGAGGTTTGACGGATTTTATGGAGTAATGGCTGGATTAGAGATTTTGAGAGGGATTACAGATCATAAGGTTAGATTAAACCATTCTCTTTGTCTTATAGACTTCACTAATGAAGAAGGAGCTAGATTCCAACCTTCATTATTAGGTTCTGGCTTAACTACTGGGGTTTTTAGCAGAGATTTTGTTTATTCCAGAACCGATAAGAACGGAATATCTTTCGAAAAAGCGTTAATCACTTCAGGTTTCATGGGAGATAAAAGTAATAGACTTGAATATAATAAGCCTAAATATTACATAGAGTTGCACATAGAACAAGGGCCTATATTGGAGGAAGAAGGTTATCAAATAGGCATACCTTTAGGAATAGTTGGTTTAAGCGTATACGAATTTACATTTAGGGGACAGTCGAGTCAAGCAGGACCAACTCCCATGAGCAGGAGAAGAGATGCGTTAATTGGTGCTTCTAAGTTCACTACAAGAGTTAGAGACTTGGTAAGATCTAAGGGGGACAGTGTAAGAGCAACTGTGGGTATTATTAATGTTTTACCGAACGTTTATAACGCTATTCCTAGGGTAGCAACTCTTACATTAGATGTGAGGAGTATTGAGAAGAATGAAAGGGAAAAGACGATTAATGAGGCGATAAATATTGCCAAGGAGATAGCTGATGAAGAAAAGTTAGAAGTCAGTTATAGACACTTGTGGACTGCTGAGGGTGTAGATTTTGACAAAGAAGTCATTAATGCAATAGAAAGAGCATGTAAGGAGCTAAATATAAGGTATAAGTTTATGTATAGTTGGGCTGGTCACGATGCCCAGTACATGACTAGAATTTCTAAGGTTGGAATGATTTTTATTCCTTCCCATTTAGGGATAAGTCACGCTAAGGAAGAGTTCTCCTCAGATCAAGATATGACCAATGGTTTGAACGTCCTAGAAAAGACAATTAACATATTGGGCGAGTCCTAA
- the merA gene encoding mercury(II) reductase yields MEDLVVIGYGAAGFAAIIRANELGVKPVLVGHGEIGGTCVNVGCVPSKRMLRIGELYNYASKILGNQIYPDFFKSFEDKSDIVSKLRKEKYENVLDSYDVKLINGKAHFISPNSIKVNGEVIEAKKFIICTGSSTYIPDIKGLREAGYWTNIEALSPDRKIESLAIIGGRALALEFAQMYKRLGVDTIILQRSKLIIPDWEPEISLVVKEYLEEYDHIPIMIDVRVKEIVKKEHTKVIVTDKGEVEADEILLATGRRPNVDLNLPSAGVELNERGGIKVDDELKSSNPNIYAAGDVIGDLMLESLAGKEGAIAAENAILNSHRKIDRLSIPQAIFIEPNAARVGLTQIEAEKKGYQIDYRVVKMDNVAKARILRESEGLIKMVIDKKFRTILGVQMFGKYAAEVINEAALAIKFRATIDDIIDTIHVFPTMSESLKIVAMSFVRDVSRMSCCVD; encoded by the coding sequence GTGGAGGATTTAGTAGTTATAGGCTATGGAGCAGCAGGTTTCGCAGCGATAATTAGGGCTAATGAATTAGGGGTTAAACCAGTTTTAGTAGGGCATGGAGAGATAGGTGGCACTTGTGTTAATGTTGGCTGTGTTCCATCAAAGAGAATGCTTAGAATAGGAGAACTATATAATTACGCTTCTAAAATATTAGGTAATCAAATCTATCCGGACTTTTTTAAATCATTTGAAGATAAAAGTGACATAGTATCTAAATTACGTAAAGAAAAATACGAGAACGTTCTGGATAGTTATGATGTAAAGTTAATTAATGGTAAAGCACATTTCATATCTCCCAATTCGATTAAAGTAAATGGGGAAGTCATTGAAGCTAAGAAGTTTATTATATGTACTGGGTCATCTACTTATATACCAGATATCAAGGGTTTAAGGGAAGCTGGATACTGGACTAATATAGAAGCGTTATCTCCAGATAGGAAAATTGAATCCCTAGCAATAATAGGTGGGAGAGCATTAGCCTTAGAGTTTGCCCAAATGTATAAGAGGTTAGGGGTTGATACTATTATATTGCAAAGGAGTAAGTTAATAATTCCAGATTGGGAACCAGAAATATCGTTAGTAGTAAAAGAGTATTTGGAGGAATATGATCATATCCCCATTATGATAGATGTTAGAGTTAAGGAAATAGTTAAGAAAGAACATACCAAAGTAATAGTTACTGATAAAGGAGAAGTAGAAGCGGATGAGATATTACTCGCAACTGGGAGAAGACCGAACGTGGACTTGAATCTACCCTCTGCAGGCGTTGAGCTAAATGAAAGAGGGGGAATAAAGGTTGATGACGAGCTAAAAAGTAGTAATCCTAACATTTATGCCGCAGGGGATGTGATAGGAGATTTAATGTTGGAATCTTTAGCAGGAAAAGAGGGTGCAATAGCTGCTGAAAATGCTATTCTTAATTCTCACAGAAAGATTGATAGACTTAGTATTCCTCAAGCGATATTCATTGAACCTAACGCTGCCAGAGTAGGATTAACCCAAATAGAGGCTGAAAAAAAGGGATATCAGATAGACTATAGAGTAGTTAAAATGGATAATGTAGCTAAGGCTAGAATATTGAGAGAAAGTGAAGGGTTAATAAAGATGGTTATTGATAAAAAGTTTAGAACTATTTTAGGGGTTCAGATGTTTGGTAAATACGCTGCTGAGGTAATAAATGAAGCAGCTCTAGCAATTAAGTTCAGGGCTACTATAGATGATATAATAGATACCATTCACGTCTTCCCCACAATGAGTGAAAGTCTAAAAATAGTTGCCATGTCCTTTGTTAGAGATGTAAGCAGAATGAGTTGCTGTGTAGACTAA
- a CDS encoding MFS transporter, producing the protein MNTKLILFVLTLGSMMAAIDTTIVLLALPTITVDLHTDLLSSIWILIAYLLVLSILSTQAGRIGDLNGRGRIYNMGFAIFTIASALCGISTNILLLISFRVLQAIGGSMLTANSSAIIADIFPPNQRGRAYGITSLGWNIGALVGIVLGGILTTFLGWRYIFYINVPIGIIAVLLGLREIKDINKVNSKLDITGSIILGISLALISLGAIFIVSYGVSILYIVEVVVGILLIPLFIYNEMRARMPIINLNVFKIRLLSYSLLASLLQGVGALSLNFLLIMYLQGVRGLSPLSSSLLLTPGYVIASILAPFMGRIADKGKPGLLAGIGLSLILVSLILYYITLTPFTPYYIILIISGITGIGSAMFWPSNATAIMFSAPREYYGSVSGISRTLGNVGTTISYVLSISVATLVVPRYVAFEIFLGTNVLDGKVSMAFVNGLHFAFLVSSVIIFVSIILSILGGNTKVKQ; encoded by the coding sequence ATGAACACTAAGCTCATACTATTTGTATTAACCTTAGGTTCTATGATGGCAGCAATAGATACGACTATCGTATTATTGGCATTACCCACTATTACCGTTGACTTACATACTGATTTACTATCATCAATATGGATATTAATAGCATATTTACTAGTACTGTCAATACTCTCTACTCAAGCTGGTAGAATAGGCGATCTAAACGGTAGAGGTAGAATATACAATATGGGATTTGCCATCTTTACTATAGCTTCAGCGTTATGTGGTATCTCTACTAACATTCTATTGCTAATATCATTCAGAGTTTTACAAGCTATCGGAGGTTCTATGTTAACAGCTAATAGTAGTGCAATCATAGCTGATATATTTCCCCCTAATCAAAGGGGAAGAGCTTACGGTATAACGTCACTAGGTTGGAACATTGGAGCATTAGTAGGAATAGTCTTAGGAGGTATCCTTACTACCTTTTTAGGCTGGAGATATATTTTCTATATCAATGTACCAATAGGGATTATAGCAGTACTCCTTGGATTGAGGGAAATTAAAGATATAAATAAGGTTAATAGTAAACTTGACATTACCGGTTCAATTATCTTAGGCATTTCTTTAGCACTGATCTCGTTGGGAGCTATATTCATAGTTAGTTACGGTGTGTCAATTTTGTACATAGTAGAAGTAGTAGTAGGAATTTTGTTAATTCCTTTATTCATATATAATGAGATGAGAGCCAGAATGCCAATAATAAACCTTAATGTCTTTAAGATAAGGCTTTTATCATATTCATTATTAGCCTCACTCCTACAAGGAGTAGGAGCTCTCTCTTTGAATTTCTTGCTCATAATGTATTTACAAGGAGTTAGAGGATTGTCACCACTAAGCTCCTCTTTGTTACTTACGCCGGGTTATGTTATAGCAAGTATATTAGCACCATTTATGGGTCGAATAGCCGATAAAGGAAAACCAGGATTATTAGCAGGAATAGGATTGTCCCTAATTCTGGTATCTCTAATACTTTATTATATTACGCTAACTCCCTTCACCCCATATTACATTATTTTAATAATTTCAGGCATAACCGGTATTGGTTCCGCTATGTTCTGGCCTTCTAATGCTACTGCAATAATGTTTAGCGCTCCTAGGGAATATTACGGCTCAGTCTCTGGTATTTCCAGAACATTAGGAAATGTAGGAACTACCATAAGCTATGTTTTAAGTATATCTGTAGCAACTTTGGTAGTTCCCAGATATGTGGCATTTGAGATATTCTTAGGAACTAACGTTCTAGACGGAAAGGTTAGCATGGCTTTTGTAAATGGATTGCATTTTGCATTCTTAGTATCATCAGTAATAATATTTGTCTCAATCATTCTATCTATTTTAGGCGGTAATACTAAGGTAAAACAGTAA
- a CDS encoding helix-turn-helix transcriptional regulator, with protein sequence MESLLTELDMLFSSLADRTRLSIVLFLLDKKEATVDEISKKLEKSQSLISHHLSCLRNCGVVKVRKEGKFSYYSLSSDEVIELIKIAINHVRNHSQSILSCEVLEEEKGIKVKQ encoded by the coding sequence ATGGAGTCATTATTGACGGAGTTGGACATGCTTTTCTCCTCATTGGCCGATAGGACTAGACTGAGTATAGTATTATTTCTATTGGACAAAAAAGAAGCTACTGTTGATGAGATTAGTAAAAAATTGGAAAAATCACAATCTTTAATTTCTCATCACTTGTCTTGCTTAAGGAATTGCGGAGTTGTTAAGGTTAGAAAAGAAGGAAAGTTTTCATATTATTCACTGAGTAGTGATGAAGTTATTGAGCTAATTAAGATAGCTATAAATCACGTTAGAAACCATAGCCAATCTATATTGTCATGTGAAGTTTTAGAAGAAGAGAAAGGTATAAAGGTTAAACAGTGA